In Pseudonocardia sp. C8, one genomic interval encodes:
- a CDS encoding AMP-binding protein, giving the protein MSRETLTGLLTDTVAGAPGSVVVVDGGPEPRRVTRDELWRRTVALRDDLRGRGVGEGDCVGVWLPNWSDAVVAQFAAAALGAHVIGINTRYGVADVVHVLRHARPAVVLVAHGFLSLDLAATLHAAVSEAGVAAPSVGVVTGPGAAPATDTDAAGYDVGAGAWVPAPPASGALDLTALSGAPDALAVAFTTSGSTGMPKLAAHLGSAVAAHARHVAAAGRWDAGSVSLVVLPLSGVFGYVPAMTAIAAGGAALLEPVFDTGLVLAHMAEFAVTHLACADDVAGRLMAQWRDGPVDLDAWRMLLIGDFYGNSMQVSAWAEDETGTPALGIYGSSEVFALTSFWREHDPVPARRRAGGRPVSAGIEVRAADPVTGGPSPDGEPGELQFRGYHVVDAYLGDDGSIRARSFTDDGWFRSGDLGSVHPDGSFDYLCRMGDSLRLRGFLVEPAEIETRLAEHPAVARTKVVGVTADGDTRAVAFVEAVPGSDPDPAALRDWCASALARFKVPDSVHVIDEMPTTVGTNGSKIRADALRELARQLTTREARP; this is encoded by the coding sequence ATGAGCCGCGAGACCCTGACCGGACTGCTCACCGACACCGTCGCCGGCGCACCCGGCTCGGTCGTGGTCGTCGACGGTGGCCCCGAGCCGCGCCGGGTGACCCGCGACGAGCTGTGGCGGCGCACCGTCGCCCTGCGGGACGACCTGCGCGGTCGCGGGGTCGGGGAGGGCGACTGCGTCGGGGTGTGGCTGCCGAACTGGTCCGACGCCGTCGTCGCCCAGTTCGCGGCCGCCGCGCTCGGGGCGCACGTCATCGGCATCAACACCCGCTACGGTGTCGCCGACGTCGTCCACGTCCTGCGGCACGCCCGCCCGGCGGTCGTGCTCGTCGCGCACGGGTTCCTAAGCCTCGACCTCGCCGCGACGCTGCACGCCGCTGTCTCCGAGGCCGGGGTCGCGGCACCGTCGGTCGGGGTCGTCACCGGTCCCGGAGCCGCCCCGGCGACCGACACCGACGCGGCCGGCTACGACGTGGGCGCCGGCGCGTGGGTGCCGGCACCGCCCGCGTCCGGTGCCCTGGACCTGACGGCGCTGTCGGGCGCACCGGACGCGCTCGCCGTGGCGTTCACGACGTCCGGCTCGACCGGGATGCCCAAGCTCGCCGCCCACCTCGGCAGCGCGGTCGCCGCGCACGCCCGCCACGTCGCCGCGGCCGGCCGCTGGGACGCCGGTTCGGTCAGCCTGGTCGTGCTCCCGCTGTCCGGCGTGTTCGGCTACGTCCCGGCGATGACGGCGATCGCGGCCGGTGGCGCGGCGCTGCTGGAGCCGGTGTTCGACACCGGGCTCGTGTTGGCGCACATGGCCGAGTTCGCCGTGACCCACCTGGCCTGCGCCGACGACGTCGCCGGCCGGCTGATGGCGCAGTGGCGCGATGGCCCGGTCGATCTCGATGCATGGCGCATGCTGCTGATCGGCGACTTCTACGGCAACTCGATGCAGGTGTCGGCGTGGGCGGAGGACGAGACCGGCACCCCGGCGCTGGGTATCTACGGCTCGAGCGAGGTGTTCGCGCTGACCTCGTTCTGGCGCGAGCACGACCCGGTCCCGGCCCGGCGGCGCGCCGGCGGGCGGCCGGTCTCCGCCGGGATCGAGGTGCGGGCCGCCGACCCGGTCACCGGCGGGCCCTCGCCGGACGGCGAGCCGGGCGAGCTGCAGTTCCGGGGTTACCACGTCGTCGACGCCTACCTCGGCGACGACGGGTCGATCCGGGCGCGCTCGTTCACCGACGACGGCTGGTTCCGCTCCGGCGACCTCGGGTCGGTGCACCCGGACGGCTCATTCGACTACCTGTGCCGGATGGGGGACTCGCTGCGCCTGCGGGGGTTCCTGGTCGAGCCCGCGGAGATCGAGACGCGGCTGGCGGAGCACCCCGCGGTGGCCCGCACCAAGGTCGTCGGCGTCACCGCCGACGGCGACACCCGGGCGGTCGCGTTCGTGGAAGCGGTGCCCGGGAGCGACCCGGACCCGGCCGCGCTGCGGGACTGGTGCGCGTCGGCGCTGGCCCGGTTCAAGGTCCCCGACTCGGTGCACGTGATCGACGAGATGCCGACGACGGTCGGCACGAACGGTTCGAAGATCCGGGCGGACGCGCTGCGCGAGCTCGCCCGGCAGTTGACGACCCGGGAGGCCCGGCCGTGA
- a CDS encoding acetyl-CoA C-acetyltransferase, which produces MSDVVICDPVRTPVGADGGVFAGLTAADLATHALRGLRSRTGLGEGDVDDVVLGYCYPTSEAPAIGRVAALNAGLGVGVGGMQLDRRCGSGLQAILQAALTVGQGWADVVVAGGVEAMSQAEYYALGLKKGIRADELTLVNRIARGRTTAGGTDFPVPGGMLETAENLRAEYRIGRTEQDEFALASQEKAVAATKEGRFADEIVPVTVPGTRRTPETTVTLDEHPRPGLTMDDLARLRPVRGDVDPDATVTAGNACGQSDGAAACVVTTTGRAAELGLTPYLRIVSSALAGVPPRTMGIGPVPAVARALDRAGLTLADIDLIEINEAFAAQVIACLREWRFTPADDERLNVNGSGISLGHPAGATGGRILATLAHEMRRRGSRYGIETMCMGGGQGLAAIVERVG; this is translated from the coding sequence CTGTCCGACGTGGTGATCTGCGACCCGGTACGCACGCCGGTCGGCGCCGACGGCGGGGTGTTCGCCGGTCTCACCGCCGCCGACCTCGCCACCCACGCGCTGCGGGGGCTGCGGTCGCGGACCGGCCTCGGCGAGGGCGACGTCGACGATGTCGTGCTCGGCTACTGCTACCCGACCAGCGAGGCACCGGCGATCGGCCGAGTCGCGGCGCTGAACGCCGGGCTCGGGGTCGGCGTCGGCGGGATGCAGCTCGACCGGCGCTGCGGCTCCGGGCTGCAGGCGATCCTGCAGGCCGCGCTGACCGTCGGCCAGGGCTGGGCCGACGTCGTCGTCGCAGGTGGGGTGGAGGCGATGAGCCAGGCCGAGTACTACGCGCTCGGCCTGAAGAAGGGGATCCGGGCCGACGAGCTGACCCTGGTCAACCGGATCGCCCGCGGCCGCACGACGGCGGGCGGCACCGACTTCCCGGTCCCCGGCGGCATGCTGGAGACGGCGGAGAACCTGCGCGCCGAGTATCGGATCGGCCGGACGGAGCAGGACGAGTTCGCGCTGGCGTCGCAGGAGAAGGCTGTCGCCGCGACGAAGGAGGGCCGGTTCGCCGACGAGATCGTGCCGGTGACGGTGCCCGGCACCCGTCGCACGCCGGAGACGACGGTGACGCTCGACGAGCACCCCCGGCCCGGCCTCACGATGGACGACCTGGCCCGGCTGCGGCCGGTGCGCGGCGACGTCGACCCGGACGCCACCGTCACCGCGGGCAACGCCTGCGGGCAGAGCGACGGCGCCGCAGCCTGCGTCGTCACTACGACCGGCCGGGCGGCGGAGCTCGGCCTGACCCCGTACCTGCGGATCGTGTCGTCCGCGCTGGCGGGGGTACCGCCGCGCACGATGGGCATCGGCCCGGTCCCCGCCGTCGCGCGGGCGCTCGACCGGGCCGGGCTGACGCTGGCCGACATCGACCTGATCGAGATCAACGAGGCGTTCGCCGCGCAGGTCATCGCGTGCCTGCGGGAGTGGCGGTTCACCCCGGCCGATGACGAGCGGCTCAACGTGAACGGCTCCGGGATCTCGCTCGGCCACCCCGCGGGTGCCACCGGCGGGCGGATCCTCGCGACGCTGGCCCACGAGATGCGCCGGCGCGGCAGCCGCTACGGCATCGAGACCATGTGCATGGGCGGCGGCCAGGGGCTGGCGGCGATCGTGGAGCGTGTCGGATGA
- a CDS encoding NAD(P)H-dependent oxidoreductase, whose protein sequence is MNVLWVFAHPEPRSLGGALRDDAVRALEAAGHSVTHSDLYAMDWNAVVTAADYGHDPAERFRVGPVSGTALERGTLSDDVLAEQDKIKSADAVVLQFPLWWYSVPAILKGWIDRVFVKDFAYGIADPQHPGRTLRYGDGNLAGRRALVVTTAGGREAALGPRGVNGDLDELLFPLTHGTLFYVGMDVLPTVAVPGANRVSDDEFRAAAARLRERVLAIPDTEPIAFRSQNGGDYDDDLVLRDHHAPGRTGLGVHVAPAPTRRSDDDGH, encoded by the coding sequence ATGAACGTGCTGTGGGTCTTCGCCCATCCCGAGCCGCGCTCGCTCGGCGGCGCGCTGCGCGACGACGCGGTCCGGGCCCTCGAGGCGGCCGGGCACTCGGTCACGCACTCGGACCTGTACGCCATGGACTGGAACGCGGTCGTGACCGCCGCCGACTACGGCCACGACCCGGCGGAGCGGTTCCGGGTCGGGCCCGTGTCCGGCACCGCGCTGGAACGCGGGACGCTGAGCGATGACGTGCTCGCCGAGCAGGACAAGATCAAGTCGGCGGACGCCGTCGTCCTCCAGTTCCCGCTCTGGTGGTACTCGGTGCCGGCGATCCTCAAGGGCTGGATCGACCGCGTCTTCGTGAAGGACTTCGCCTACGGGATCGCCGACCCGCAGCACCCGGGCCGCACGCTGCGTTACGGCGACGGCAACCTCGCAGGCCGGCGGGCACTCGTCGTCACCACGGCAGGCGGGCGGGAGGCGGCACTCGGACCGCGCGGCGTGAACGGCGACCTCGACGAGCTGCTGTTCCCGCTCACCCACGGGACGCTGTTCTACGTGGGCATGGACGTGCTGCCGACGGTCGCGGTGCCCGGCGCCAACCGGGTGTCCGACGACGAGTTCCGGGCCGCGGCGGCGCGCCTTCGCGAGCGGGTACTCGCGATCCCGGACACCGAGCCGATCGCGTTCCGCAGCCAGAACGGCGGCGACTACGACGACGACCTGGTCCTGCGCGACCACCACGCCCCCGGCCGCACCGGGCTCGGCGTGCACGTCGCACCGGCCCCGACCCGCAGGAGCGACGATGACGGCCACTGA
- a CDS encoding acyl-CoA dehydrogenase family protein: MTATEAPGPFLTEDRLAIRDLAREFATKEVLPVANELDPVQGEIPMELRAKMAELGFFGILIPEEYGGLGLGLSEYAVVVEELARAWMSVASLIARGQQFTAGFDEGQRRRYLPAMARGEFLSAFALSEAEAGSDVANLSCRATPDGDGWRIDGQKMWCTFADGSDYLQVFARTSPVDPAHRSRGVTCFLMPKQRGTLPDGVTGTPVRKIGYHGWKTWELSFDGAMAREVVGEVGQGFRIAMGDLDTARIHTAARAIGLARGALEDAIAYAGQRVQFGRPIGENQAIRFTIADMAAQIEASRALMYQVCTAVDAGMPSPVQASMVKLVASEMAERVTSSGVQIHGGAGYTSDFPAERYWRDARLTKIFEGTSEIQMRIISDALLGRPEARA; encoded by the coding sequence ATGACGGCCACTGAGGCACCAGGGCCCTTCCTCACCGAGGACCGCTTGGCGATCCGCGACCTGGCGCGCGAGTTCGCCACCAAGGAGGTCCTGCCGGTCGCGAACGAGCTCGACCCGGTGCAGGGCGAGATTCCGATGGAGCTCCGCGCGAAGATGGCCGAGCTGGGCTTCTTCGGGATCCTGATCCCGGAGGAGTACGGCGGCCTGGGGCTCGGGCTGTCCGAGTACGCCGTCGTCGTCGAGGAACTGGCCCGGGCCTGGATGAGCGTGGCCAGCCTGATCGCCCGCGGCCAGCAGTTCACGGCCGGGTTCGACGAGGGCCAGCGCCGCCGCTACCTGCCGGCGATGGCACGGGGCGAATTCCTCAGCGCGTTCGCGCTGTCCGAGGCCGAGGCCGGCTCCGACGTCGCGAACCTGAGCTGTCGGGCCACCCCGGACGGCGACGGCTGGCGGATCGACGGCCAGAAGATGTGGTGCACGTTCGCCGACGGCTCCGACTACCTGCAGGTGTTCGCCCGGACCTCGCCGGTCGATCCGGCGCACCGCTCCCGCGGCGTGACCTGCTTCCTGATGCCCAAGCAGCGGGGCACGCTCCCCGATGGCGTGACCGGCACGCCGGTGCGCAAGATCGGTTACCACGGCTGGAAGACCTGGGAGCTGTCGTTCGACGGCGCCATGGCCCGCGAGGTCGTGGGGGAGGTCGGACAGGGCTTCCGGATCGCGATGGGTGATCTCGACACGGCCCGGATCCACACCGCCGCCCGCGCGATCGGTCTGGCCCGCGGAGCGCTGGAGGACGCGATCGCCTACGCCGGTCAGCGCGTCCAGTTCGGACGCCCGATCGGGGAGAACCAGGCGATCCGGTTCACGATCGCGGACATGGCGGCGCAGATCGAGGCGTCGCGGGCGTTGATGTACCAGGTCTGCACGGCCGTCGACGCGGGCATGCCCAGCCCGGTGCAGGCGTCGATGGTCAAGCTCGTCGCCTCCGAGATGGCGGAGCGGGTGACGAGCTCGGGCGTGCAGATCCACGGCGGTGCGGGGTACACCTCGGACTTCCCGGCCGAGCGCTACTGGCGCGACGCCCGCCTGACGAAGATCTTCGAGGGGACGTCCGAGATCCAGATGCGGATCATCTCCGACGCGTTGCTGGGGCGCCCGGAGGCGCGGGCCTGA
- a CDS encoding LysR family transcriptional regulator translates to MELRQLVAFVAVGEELHFGRAAARLHVAQSPLSRQIRALERRLGTTLFERSTRSVRLTAEGEALLHHARRVLDEVALAERSVRAAGEGAVGRVSIGFAGASSYDVLPRLTRAVTSDLPGVELVLQGQTYSGQALNEVADSELDIGFVAMPVRAGISARVVRLETLTVALPDTHPLAARESVALPELAGESFVSFPAGRGSAVRATADRACFDAGFTPRVAQEVPDSYTLLTLVGAEVGVALVVSSARRIRTDHVVFRPIGDGAPVMPIALAWRADNPSRAVRAVLSVAERVLPTPT, encoded by the coding sequence GTGGAGCTGCGACAGCTGGTCGCGTTCGTCGCAGTGGGCGAGGAACTGCACTTCGGACGCGCGGCGGCCCGCCTGCACGTCGCCCAGTCCCCGCTCAGCCGCCAGATCCGGGCTCTCGAACGCCGGCTCGGGACGACGCTGTTCGAACGCAGCACGCGCAGCGTCCGGCTCACCGCCGAGGGTGAGGCGCTGTTGCACCACGCCCGCCGTGTACTCGACGAGGTCGCGCTCGCGGAGCGGTCGGTCCGGGCCGCGGGGGAGGGCGCGGTGGGCCGGGTCAGCATCGGCTTCGCCGGCGCGAGCAGCTACGACGTCCTCCCGCGGCTGACCCGCGCGGTGACGTCCGACCTCCCCGGCGTCGAGCTCGTCCTGCAGGGACAGACGTACTCCGGGCAGGCGCTGAACGAGGTCGCCGACTCCGAGCTCGACATCGGGTTCGTCGCGATGCCGGTCCGCGCCGGCATCAGCGCCCGGGTGGTGCGACTCGAGACGCTCACGGTGGCCCTGCCGGACACCCACCCGCTGGCGGCGCGGGAGTCCGTCGCGCTTCCGGAACTTGCGGGGGAGTCGTTCGTGTCGTTCCCGGCCGGCCGTGGTTCGGCCGTGCGCGCCACCGCCGACCGGGCCTGCTTCGACGCGGGATTCACGCCGCGGGTGGCTCAGGAGGTTCCCGACTCGTACACGCTCCTCACGCTGGTCGGGGCCGAGGTCGGGGTGGCACTGGTGGTCTCGTCGGCGCGGCGGATCCGCACCGACCATGTCGTGTTCCGGCCGATCGGCGACGGGGCGCCCGTCATGCCGATCGCGCTCGCGTGGCGTGCGGACAACCCGTCGCGGGCGGTGCGCGCCGTCCTCTCCGTCGCCGAA